Proteins from a genomic interval of Clostridium sp. M62/1:
- a CDS encoding sulfite exporter TauE/SafE family protein, with the protein MTELQMILFLCPIFFLTSFMDAVSGGGGLVALPAYLFTGLPVHNAYACNKVGCLVGNFTSFVRFLKNGLIDGKTAIGVGVVTFFCSACGAQLVLHLPDRPLKIMILASMPAVALLIFMSREYPQVNRTEEIKGWKRIRACLLTGVIMGFYDGVLGPGSGTVVILLFTKLLKYDLKTASGNAKAALLASTVAASASYILAGKVVWTVAVPVSVFGILGGYVGAGMAIKKGAQFIRPMMLLIAALLIVKMAADMVHGGV; encoded by the coding sequence ATGACAGAGCTTCAGATGATACTGTTTTTATGTCCCATATTTTTTCTGACCAGTTTTATGGATGCAGTTTCCGGCGGAGGAGGGCTGGTGGCCCTTCCCGCCTATCTGTTCACCGGCCTTCCCGTACATAACGCCTATGCCTGCAACAAGGTGGGCTGCCTGGTGGGAAATTTTACTTCCTTCGTCCGCTTTCTGAAAAACGGGCTGATCGACGGAAAGACTGCCATCGGGGTGGGAGTTGTGACTTTTTTCTGCTCCGCCTGCGGGGCACAGCTTGTCCTGCACCTGCCGGATCGGCCGCTGAAAATTATGATCCTGGCATCCATGCCTGCAGTGGCACTGCTCATTTTTATGAGCAGAGAATACCCCCAGGTCAACCGCACAGAGGAGATAAAAGGCTGGAAAAGGATTCGCGCCTGCCTGCTCACGGGAGTGATCATGGGCTTTTACGACGGTGTTCTCGGGCCGGGATCCGGAACAGTGGTGATTCTGCTGTTCACAAAGCTGCTGAAATACGATTTAAAGACAGCCTCAGGAAATGCAAAGGCTGCGCTTCTGGCCTCCACCGTGGCAGCTTCGGCCTCCTACATCCTAGCCGGAAAGGTAGTCTGGACGGTGGCGGTTCCCGTGTCTGTGTTCGGAATCCTGGGAGGATACGTGGGAGCGGGAATGGCAATCAAAAAGGGGGCTCAGTTTATCCGCCCTATGATGCTTCTGATCGCGGCGCTGCTGATTGTCAAGATGGCAGCAGATATGGTGCACGGCGGAGTGTAG
- a CDS encoding FtsW/RodA/SpoVE family cell cycle protein yields MANLITNVSKYLMILLIAIYTYYNFRFFGVGDEDQKRHLCRLQNVILVLIHTLAYTIIYLRTEDEKALMFFGAQLLFFFLYMGLYRLFYHNLSRLLLNNACMLLSTSFIIMTRLSMDRAVRQFAIVVAAAAVTMIIPFIMDRAWQLSKIPWVYGSIGLLLLLVVCVMGNTAFGAQLSITIGGFSFQPSEFVKISFVFFVATMFYRSTDFKTVVITTAAAAAHVLVLVLSKDLGSALIFFVTYLLMLFVATNNWLYLGLGAGCGSAAAVFAYQMFSHVRTRVEAWLDPWSDIAGKGYQISQSLFAIGTGGWFGMGLYQGMPSKIPVVEKDFIFSAISEELGGIYALCLILICLGCFMQFMLIAVRMQAMFYKLIAFGLGTAYIVQVFLTIGGVTKFIPSTGVTLPFVSYGGSSIFSTFIVFNVVQGLYILKRNEEEEEYEAE; encoded by the coding sequence ATGGCTAATCTCATTACAAATGTATCGAAGTATCTGATGATACTTCTCATAGCGATTTATACCTATTACAACTTCCGGTTTTTCGGGGTTGGAGACGAGGACCAGAAACGGCATCTGTGCCGCCTTCAGAATGTCATACTGGTTTTAATCCATACTCTTGCGTATACGATTATTTATCTCAGGACGGAGGACGAGAAGGCGCTGATGTTTTTCGGGGCGCAGCTTCTGTTTTTCTTCCTGTATATGGGGCTGTACCGGCTGTTTTATCATAACCTGTCCAGGCTTCTTCTGAACAATGCCTGTATGCTTCTGTCCACCAGCTTTATCATTATGACAAGACTCTCCATGGATCGGGCGGTGAGGCAGTTCGCCATCGTGGTGGCGGCGGCAGCCGTGACAATGATTATCCCGTTTATTATGGACCGGGCATGGCAGCTTTCAAAAATTCCATGGGTGTATGGAAGCATCGGTCTGCTTTTGCTTTTGGTGGTCTGCGTTATGGGAAATACGGCTTTCGGAGCTCAGCTATCCATCACCATCGGGGGCTTTTCCTTCCAGCCGTCAGAGTTTGTCAAGATCAGCTTTGTGTTTTTCGTGGCGACTATGTTTTACCGGTCAACTGATTTCAAAACCGTGGTGATCACCACAGCGGCGGCGGCAGCCCATGTTCTGGTGCTGGTGCTCTCCAAGGATCTGGGAAGCGCCCTGATCTTTTTCGTCACCTATCTTCTGATGCTGTTTGTGGCGACGAATAACTGGCTGTATCTGGGGCTTGGGGCCGGCTGCGGTTCGGCTGCCGCTGTGTTTGCCTACCAGATGTTCTCCCATGTCCGCACCAGGGTGGAGGCGTGGCTGGATCCCTGGAGCGATATAGCAGGGAAGGGCTATCAGATCAGCCAGTCCCTCTTTGCCATTGGAACCGGCGGCTGGTTTGGGATGGGGCTTTACCAGGGAATGCCTTCCAAAATTCCAGTGGTGGAAAAGGATTTTATCTTTTCTGCCATTTCCGAGGAGCTGGGCGGTATCTATGCCCTCTGCCTGATTCTCATCTGCCTGGGCTGCTTTATGCAGTTTATGCTGATTGCAGTCAGAATGCAGGCGATGTTCTATAAGCTGATTGCCTTTGGCCTGGGGACTGCCTACATTGTCCAGGTATTTCTGACAATCGGAGGTGTGACAAAATTTATTCCCTCCACGGGAGTGACGCTCCCCTTTGTGAGCTACGGCGGAAGCTCCATTTTCAGCACCTTTATCGTGTTTAATGTGGTGCAGGGGCTTTATATTTTAAAGCGCAACGAGGAGGAAGAGGAATATGAGGCTGAATGA
- a CDS encoding amidohydrolase: MKHESLSYIQEAVKKHEKEAAALSDHLAANPEVAYEEFNSSRAMADLLKQAGFQVTYPFAGYDTAFCGVLDNGDGPSVAILTEYDALPGIGHGCGHNLHGSLSILTGLTLMELKEHFRGKVYVVGTPAEEASGAKITMASDGIFDEMDLAVMMHSGPGGVCMPNTDSMSLRGCIIEFFGQTAHAAACPWQGRSALAAARKFFDLVDARRECFTPDIRVNAVILDGGLVPNVIPDYAKVKMEFRTSSMRRLEDVDDIIRKCARGAAIALDCEVKLDFPYPDYADVVRNTPLENEISELLSELGFKVEPVGPATGSSDVGNVSYRCPTIQPQLAITDENCALHTTEFCAATQTPAAHKAMAKGAAAMTALILRVFNDETFRRDVRRSFEEELRGK; the protein is encoded by the coding sequence ATGAAACATGAATCTTTATCTTACATACAGGAAGCAGTGAAAAAACATGAGAAAGAAGCGGCTGCCCTCAGCGATCATCTGGCCGCCAACCCGGAGGTGGCGTACGAGGAGTTCAATTCCAGCCGTGCGATGGCTGACCTTCTCAAACAGGCGGGCTTTCAGGTTACATACCCTTTCGCCGGATATGATACGGCCTTCTGCGGCGTTCTGGACAACGGGGACGGCCCCTCTGTGGCGATTTTAACCGAGTATGACGCACTTCCCGGCATCGGACATGGCTGCGGGCACAACCTCCACGGCTCTCTGTCTATTCTGACAGGCCTTACGCTGATGGAGCTGAAGGAGCATTTCAGGGGAAAGGTTTATGTAGTGGGCACCCCCGCCGAAGAGGCAAGCGGTGCAAAGATCACCATGGCTTCCGACGGCATCTTCGATGAGATGGATTTAGCCGTCATGATGCACAGCGGCCCGGGAGGAGTCTGCATGCCCAACACAGACTCCATGAGCCTTCGCGGCTGCATCATCGAATTTTTCGGACAGACCGCCCATGCGGCAGCCTGCCCCTGGCAGGGAAGAAGCGCTCTTGCGGCAGCCCGTAAATTTTTCGACCTCGTGGATGCCAGACGGGAGTGCTTTACCCCCGATATACGTGTAAATGCAGTAATTCTTGACGGCGGCCTTGTCCCGAATGTCATTCCGGACTATGCGAAGGTTAAAATGGAATTTCGGACCTCCTCTATGAGGCGTCTGGAGGACGTGGACGATATCATCCGCAAATGCGCCAGAGGCGCGGCCATCGCTCTTGACTGTGAAGTGAAATTAGACTTCCCATATCCTGATTATGCTGATGTGGTAAGAAATACCCCACTGGAAAATGAAATATCGGAGCTGCTCTCAGAGCTTGGATTCAAGGTGGAGCCGGTAGGACCGGCCACAGGCTCATCCGATGTGGGAAATGTAAGCTACCGCTGCCCCACCATCCAGCCTCAGCTGGCTATCACCGATGAAAACTGCGCCCTGCATACTACAGAATTCTGCGCTGCAACACAGACGCCTGCGGCTCACAAGGCTATGGCGAAGGGGGCAGCGGCCATGACGGCTCTCATTCTCAGGGTTTTCAATGACGAGACGTTCAGACGGGATGTCAGGAGAAGTTTTGAGGAGGAGTTGAGGGGGAAGTAG
- a CDS encoding peptidoglycan D,D-transpeptidase FtsI family protein, giving the protein MRLNEPPKEKGGRTAMAKSSTENSEKQEKSGGKPSSASRSRKNSGEEGLQGMKKRLARTGKSFFSAGRGEAARGKKKRSAREERERKAAAREKTDKNILKITYAFAALFIGMCVYFGWFLQFDSENVINSSYNARLDRFSDRIVRGKILSNDGRVLAETQVAGDGSEKRYYPYNYLFVHSVGYSGKNGKTGIESLANFYLLSSHVNLLERTVNELQGRKNIGDNVVTTLDVDLQQTASDAMGNRRGAVIAMEPDTGKILAMVSQPNFNANTVDEQWAELTSPENTKAQLVNRATQGLYPPGSTFKILTALEYIHENPNGRNDFHFDCDGTFEDGEYQIRCYHGESHGSQDFRGVFANSCNGAFSSIGLGLNLTQFRSLAEQFLFNRELPLSIPYNKSSFVMAEGADEWERLQTSIGQGKTQMTPMHNLMITAAIANGGTLMKPYLIDHVENAGGQTVKKFMPSAYGGLMSGEDAAVLTELMTAVVTEGTGSALRGAPYTAAGKTGSAEFETGKETHAWFVGFAPVEDPKIAVCVILEESGSGGSKAGPVARAVMDKYFEKNPQ; this is encoded by the coding sequence ATGAGGCTGAATGAGCCGCCAAAGGAGAAGGGAGGGAGAACAGCCATGGCAAAAAGCAGTACTGAAAACAGTGAAAAACAGGAAAAATCAGGAGGAAAACCGTCCTCTGCTTCCCGCTCCAGAAAAAATTCCGGGGAGGAGGGACTTCAGGGAATGAAAAAACGCCTTGCCAGAACAGGGAAGAGCTTTTTTTCTGCCGGAAGGGGAGAAGCGGCCAGGGGAAAGAAAAAACGGTCAGCCAGAGAAGAGAGGGAGAGAAAAGCAGCTGCCAGAGAGAAGACGGATAAAAATATATTAAAAATTACCTACGCCTTTGCGGCCCTCTTTATCGGAATGTGCGTGTATTTTGGCTGGTTTCTTCAGTTTGACAGCGAAAATGTCATTAACAGCTCCTACAATGCGAGGCTCGACCGCTTTTCAGACCGCATTGTCCGGGGAAAAATCCTGAGCAATGACGGGAGAGTCCTGGCAGAGACGCAGGTGGCCGGGGACGGTTCAGAAAAGAGATATTATCCATATAATTATCTGTTTGTCCATTCAGTCGGATATTCCGGAAAAAATGGAAAGACGGGAATTGAGTCTCTTGCGAACTTTTACCTGCTGTCCTCCCATGTTAATCTGCTGGAGAGAACCGTCAACGAGCTGCAGGGAAGGAAGAACATCGGCGACAATGTGGTGACCACTCTGGATGTGGATTTACAGCAGACAGCTTCTGACGCTATGGGAAACCGGCGCGGGGCAGTGATCGCCATGGAGCCGGATACGGGAAAAATTCTGGCCATGGTCTCTCAGCCCAATTTCAACGCCAATACGGTAGATGAACAGTGGGCAGAGCTGACCTCGCCGGAGAACACAAAGGCCCAGCTTGTAAACCGGGCCACTCAGGGACTCTATCCGCCAGGCTCCACCTTTAAGATTCTGACGGCGCTGGAGTATATACATGAAAATCCAAACGGAAGGAACGACTTTCATTTCGACTGTGACGGCACGTTTGAGGATGGAGAATACCAGATCCGCTGCTATCACGGTGAGTCCCACGGCAGCCAGGATTTCAGGGGAGTTTTTGCCAACTCCTGCAACGGAGCTTTTTCCAGCATAGGGCTGGGCCTTAATCTGACACAGTTCAGAAGCCTGGCCGAGCAGTTTCTGTTCAACCGGGAGCTTCCGCTGTCCATTCCCTACAATAAGAGTTCTTTTGTGATGGCGGAGGGAGCAGATGAGTGGGAGCGCCTGCAGACCTCTATCGGACAGGGAAAGACGCAGATGACGCCGATGCACAACCTGATGATCACAGCAGCCATTGCCAATGGCGGCACACTGATGAAGCCATATCTGATCGACCATGTGGAAAACGCCGGCGGACAGACGGTGAAAAAATTTATGCCCTCTGCATACGGAGGGCTGATGAGCGGAGAGGATGCGGCCGTTCTCACAGAGCTGATGACGGCAGTGGTGACGGAAGGCACAGGCTCTGCTCTCAGGGGAGCCCCCTACACGGCAGCAGGTAAAACAGGCTCCGCCGAATTTGAGACCGGGAAGGAAACCCATGCATGGTTTGTGGGTTTTGCGCCGGTGGAGGATCCGAAAATCGCGGTCTGCGTGATTTTAGAGGAGAGCGGCTCAGGCGGTTCCAAGGCAGGACCTGTGGCGAGGGCTGTGATGGACAAATATTTTGAGAAAAATCCCCAGTAG